One region of Psychrobacter sp. DAB_AL43B genomic DNA includes:
- the ribE gene encoding 6,7-dimethyl-8-ribityllumazine synthase produces MSNLQQQRNDVTHIDGNLHQNEDVRIGIVVGRFNGFVVESLVDGAIDALLRHGVLGSNITVIRVPGAFELPLVAQRAAESDRFDAIVALGAIIRGSTPHFDFVASESAKGLSAVAMDYNIPVANGVLTTDSIEQAIERAGTKAGNKGSEAAMVVLEMLAVLSQLDIEDDSTDA; encoded by the coding sequence ATGTCGAATTTACAACAGCAACGCAATGATGTGACTCATATCGATGGCAATTTACATCAAAACGAAGACGTTCGTATTGGTATCGTGGTCGGTCGTTTTAACGGTTTTGTCGTTGAATCATTGGTTGATGGTGCGATTGATGCGCTGCTGCGTCATGGTGTATTAGGTAGTAACATTACCGTCATTCGCGTACCTGGTGCTTTTGAATTACCACTCGTTGCCCAGCGTGCTGCTGAATCTGACCGCTTTGACGCTATTGTTGCCTTAGGCGCGATTATCCGTGGTAGCACACCACATTTTGACTTTGTCGCAAGCGAGTCAGCAAAAGGCTTAAGCGCTGTAGCTATGGACTATAATATCCCTGTTGCCAATGGCGTTTTGACCACCGACAGTATCGAGCAAGCGATTGAGCGTGCAGGAACCAAAGCCGGTAACAAAGGCTCAGAAGCAGCCATGGTTGTCCTAGAAATGCTTGCTGTACTATCACAGCTAGATATTGAAGACGACAGCACTGACGCGTAG
- the nusB gene encoding transcription antitermination factor NusB, translating into MTDQLKRAISAAKTAQTNDREAEVTRIASSSAGDQTFDMSESSYKTSHTAIRKARRFAMQGLYEWLVTDRRFDIDGKLGWKANAPHDIAARTRATNAMHTVHIGYYHEMMRDIPEQIEALDALISQHLDREIDKLDTVEHAILLIGSYELQNRLEIPYKVVLDEAMKLNNHFGATDAHKLINAVLDRMAIELRDIEVQADSKANLRTSQKSAIKQAAVPTATQVETTENAIDTDNDSQPTASSKKRISANNASVKRNSASKAMANISDYKASKQSDAQSTVEETTIKSASIEPVIADKANEIAASAENVVNDKPVEENIVDSNDSNDSNDSNDSNDSNDSNDSNDSNDNVTAEVDLLDSNSASIDIKNVDIKGVDIKSVDTKQAESDSIELNDADAKSQD; encoded by the coding sequence ATGACTGACCAACTCAAGCGCGCTATTAGCGCTGCGAAAACCGCACAAACCAATGATAGAGAAGCGGAAGTCACGCGTATCGCGAGCAGCAGTGCGGGTGATCAAACCTTCGATATGAGTGAGTCTTCTTACAAGACCAGTCACACCGCTATCCGTAAGGCGCGGCGCTTTGCCATGCAAGGTCTATATGAATGGCTCGTCACTGACCGCCGCTTTGATATCGATGGCAAGCTTGGCTGGAAGGCCAATGCGCCACATGATATCGCTGCCCGTACACGTGCCACCAATGCCATGCATACCGTACATATCGGCTATTACCATGAAATGATGCGCGATATTCCAGAACAGATTGAGGCGCTAGACGCCCTTATCAGTCAGCATCTTGACCGTGAAATCGATAAACTGGACACCGTTGAACACGCCATCTTGTTAATCGGTAGCTATGAGCTACAAAATCGCCTAGAGATACCCTATAAAGTGGTGCTTGATGAAGCGATGAAATTGAATAATCATTTTGGTGCCACTGATGCGCATAAACTGATTAATGCGGTTCTGGATAGAATGGCGATTGAGCTACGCGATATCGAAGTACAAGCCGATAGCAAAGCCAATCTACGTACCTCTCAAAAATCGGCTATTAAGCAAGCTGCTGTACCTACTGCTACTCAAGTAGAAACAACTGAAAATGCTATCGATACTGATAATGACAGTCAACCAACTGCTTCAAGTAAAAAACGTATCAGTGCCAATAATGCCAGCGTTAAACGTAATAGCGCCAGTAAAGCCATGGCAAATATTAGTGATTATAAAGCCAGTAAACAGAGCGACGCTCAAAGCACGGTTGAAGAAACTACTATTAAATCAGCCAGCATTGAACCAGTTATCGCAGATAAAGCGAATGAGATTGCAGCTAGTGCCGAAAACGTCGTCAATGATAAGCCTGTAGAAGAAAATATAGTTGACAGCAATGACAGCAATGACAGCAATGACAGCAATGACAGCAATGACAGCAATGACAGCAATGACAGCAATGACAGCAATGATAATGTTACAGCAGAGGTCGACTTACTTGACTCGAATAGCGCTAGTATTGATATAAAAAATGTTGATATAAAAGGCGTTGATATAAAAAGTGTTGATACAAAACAAGCTGAATCAGATAGCATCGAATTAAACGATGCTGATGCAAAAAGCCAAGACTAG
- the thiL gene encoding thiamine-phosphate kinase, with translation MNEFELIERIFAQMQSAQSLPNNVEKGIGDDAAVMVLPVGARLVSCIDTLVQGRHFSADWEQINELAFAIGYKAVAVNVSDIAAMGATPHSILLALALPERLANEQWLTEFAKGLFHACQLFGVTLIGGDTTRSESLILSVSAQGLLAADTPAVYRSGAQVGDKIYVSGTLGDAAYALKHPENAVGIELAHRLHMPTPRIALGAALAKVGATSMIDISDGLYQDLGHICQQSRVSMRLNLEQLPTSKPLASVDLSERLLYQLAGGDDYELAFTLPADIEPPVSNNSNTSVTYIGDVIALIDNTDSSTDNVTYRRPELYYQGQPVTPTHPAPFSIWPNLTGYQHFAG, from the coding sequence ATGAATGAATTTGAGCTGATTGAGCGTATATTTGCACAGATGCAATCTGCACAGTCATTGCCCAATAATGTCGAAAAAGGCATCGGTGATGATGCGGCAGTGATGGTATTGCCTGTAGGGGCGCGCTTAGTCAGCTGCATTGATACGTTGGTTCAAGGTCGACACTTTAGCGCCGATTGGGAACAAATTAATGAGCTGGCATTTGCGATTGGTTATAAAGCAGTAGCCGTTAATGTCTCAGACATTGCAGCGATGGGCGCAACACCACATAGTATTTTGCTAGCGTTAGCGTTACCTGAACGCCTTGCCAACGAGCAATGGCTCACTGAATTTGCCAAGGGCTTATTTCATGCCTGTCAGTTATTTGGCGTGACCCTTATCGGTGGCGATACTACGCGCAGTGAGAGCTTGATACTGAGTGTCAGCGCACAAGGGCTGCTAGCTGCAGACACGCCAGCCGTTTATCGCTCAGGCGCGCAAGTCGGTGATAAAATATATGTCTCAGGTACGCTTGGGGATGCTGCTTATGCGCTAAAGCACCCTGAAAATGCTGTCGGTATCGAACTAGCGCATCGTCTACATATGCCAACCCCACGTATTGCATTAGGCGCAGCATTGGCAAAAGTTGGTGCAACTTCAATGATAGATATCTCTGATGGTCTCTATCAAGATCTTGGACATATCTGCCAACAAAGCCGCGTGTCTATGCGCTTGAATCTTGAGCAGCTACCTACTAGCAAGCCATTAGCCAGCGTTGATTTATCTGAGCGCTTGTTATATCAGCTGGCTGGTGGTGATGATTATGAGCTGGCTTTTACTTTGCCTGCTGATATCGAGCCGCCTGTTAGTAATAATAGCAATACGTCTGTGACCTATATTGGTGACGTTATTGCCTTGATAGATAATACAGATAGCAGCACAGATAATGTGACGTATCGACGTCCTGAGCTTTATTATCAAGGACAGCCGGTAACACCGACCCATCCAGCACCGTTTTCTATTTGGCCTAATCTTACTGGTTACCAACATTTTGCAGGTTAA
- a CDS encoding phosphatidylglycerophosphatase A, whose translation MTDHNLVKPDIRKANDCPPLPVNASMFDHAVYWLGIGLGSGLPRRAPGTWGTVGGLIVAIPLLSLGFVPFLIITLLSCIVGIWICGRTSDLMGGHDDPHIVWDEWAGMWITLLPLSYMGIANVNFWQNISQPFSIAALIIAFILFRFFDIIKPPPIGWADKKVAGGLGIMLDDIIAGIMAAAVWVIIYNIIFYFAD comes from the coding sequence ATGACTGATCACAACCTAGTTAAGCCCGATATCCGTAAAGCCAATGATTGCCCTCCTCTGCCAGTCAATGCCAGTATGTTTGACCACGCGGTTTATTGGCTCGGTATCGGCTTGGGCAGTGGTTTACCGCGCCGTGCGCCCGGTACTTGGGGCACCGTTGGTGGCTTAATCGTCGCGATACCCCTGCTGAGCTTGGGTTTTGTGCCGTTTTTGATTATCACACTTTTATCCTGCATCGTTGGCATCTGGATATGTGGTCGTACCTCAGATCTGATGGGTGGTCATGATGATCCCCACATTGTCTGGGATGAGTGGGCAGGTATGTGGATTACCCTATTGCCTTTGTCTTATATGGGCATTGCTAATGTTAATTTTTGGCAAAATATCTCGCAACCCTTTTCTATCGCTGCTCTGATTATTGCTTTTATACTCTTTCGCTTTTTTGACATCATTAAGCCACCACCGATTGGCTGGGCGGATAAAAAAGTCGCTGGCGGTCTTGGTATCATGCTGGACGATATTATCGCAGGTATTATGGCGGCGGCAGTTTGGGTTATTATTTATAATATAATCTTTTACTTTGCAGATTAG